Proteins from one Sphingopyxis terrae subsp. terrae NBRC 15098 genomic window:
- a CDS encoding 2OG-Fe(II) oxygenase, whose translation MTAEPEIRTPQFDADLEGQGWHRLPKLLTPSDCADLCAMFDADERFRSTVTMQRHGFGRGEYRYFAYPLPAVVERLRQRLYESLAPLANRWAARLGASASFPADLSAFTRLCHASGQVRPTPLLLRYRAGDYNCLHQDLYGDLHFPFQVAVLLSEPEVDFDGGEFVLTEQRPRMQSRAHVVPLRMGDAVVFAVNEAPRTGTRGTYRVKMRHGVSEIRGGERFTIGIIFHDAR comes from the coding sequence ATGACCGCCGAGCCGGAAATACGGACGCCGCAGTTTGATGCCGACCTGGAGGGGCAGGGGTGGCACCGGCTTCCGAAGCTGCTCACCCCCTCCGATTGCGCCGATCTTTGCGCGATGTTCGACGCCGACGAGCGCTTTCGCAGCACGGTGACGATGCAGCGTCATGGTTTTGGCCGCGGCGAATATCGCTACTTTGCTTATCCCTTGCCCGCTGTCGTCGAACGGTTGCGGCAGCGCCTGTATGAAAGCCTGGCGCCGCTTGCGAACCGATGGGCGGCGCGTTTGGGAGCGAGCGCTTCCTTTCCCGCCGATCTGTCCGCCTTCACACGCCTTTGCCACGCGTCGGGTCAGGTTCGGCCGACGCCGCTGCTGCTACGGTACCGCGCCGGCGACTATAATTGCCTCCATCAGGATCTTTACGGCGACCTCCATTTTCCGTTTCAGGTGGCGGTCCTGCTGTCCGAGCCGGAAGTCGATTTCGACGGCGGCGAATTCGTCCTGACCGAACAGCGCCCGAGAATGCAGTCGCGCGCACATGTCGTGCCGCTGCGGATGGGTGACGCGGTCGTGTTCGCGGTCAACGAAGCACCGCGAACCGGAACACGCGGCACCTACCGCGTCAAAATGCGCCACGGCGTCAGCGAAATTCGCGGGGGCGAGCGCTTCACAATCGGCATCATATTTCACGACGCGCGTTAG
- a CDS encoding RNA polymerase sigma factor: MPMRAFALVPVRGRARPRLQASSLPLYGGISGGAYGAGRAGRDRKGMAFRNKFRMTEANDRSDAAHGIEGVLLANRDRIIRFLTVRGAGDAAEDLFQDLWMRLTERHSGPVADPLSYVMRAANNLMLDRYRSVRQSQLRDKAWGEASAAQKPGAEAVLISREQLAMTERAIAATGDRPAQVFRRFRFDGVLQRDIAAEMGISISTVEADLRKVYAALAAVRRQFDAG; this comes from the coding sequence ATGCCGATGCGCGCGTTCGCACTGGTACCGGTGCGTGGCCGCGCTCGACCGCGGTTGCAAGCCTCCTCGCTGCCGCTATATGGCGGCATCAGCGGGGGGGCGTATGGTGCCGGTCGGGCGGGCCGGGATCGAAAAGGAATGGCGTTCCGAAACAAGTTCAGAATGACCGAGGCAAATGACCGATCCGACGCGGCCCACGGCATCGAGGGCGTCCTGCTCGCCAACCGCGACCGGATCATCCGGTTTCTGACGGTTCGCGGCGCGGGCGATGCTGCCGAAGATCTGTTTCAGGATTTGTGGATGCGCCTGACCGAACGCCACAGCGGCCCTGTAGCCGACCCGCTCTCTTATGTCATGCGCGCGGCCAATAATCTGATGCTTGACCGCTATCGTTCGGTGCGTCAGAGCCAGTTGCGTGACAAGGCGTGGGGCGAAGCGAGCGCGGCGCAGAAACCCGGCGCCGAGGCGGTGCTTATCTCGCGCGAGCAATTGGCAATGACCGAGCGCGCCATCGCTGCGACCGGCGATCGCCCGGCACAGGTCTTTCGTCGATTCCGCTTCGACGGGGTATTGCAACGCGATATCGCCGCCGAAATGGGCATCAGCATAAGTACGGTGGAGGCCGATCTCCGCAAGGTCTACGCCGCGCTCGCTGCCGTCAGGAGGCAATTCGATGCCGGCTGA
- a CDS encoding lytic murein transglycosylase, which produces MAASAPLHAQAADPGFDTYVQSLWPKAQARGVSRATFDRVTSGLRFNARVVALDRDNLGAPPRPDTPIPAFAPYKAKHVDAARINGGRRVHDRLLPLLSRIEERTGVPTSIMIAIFGHETAYGAVTGNFDLPEALATLAYEGRRRSLFEPEFIATLEMVEKGVPRDVLKGSWAGAFGYPQFLPSVYLKVAEDGDGDGVARIWSSEADAVESIGSYLRRAGWHAGEPWGVAVRVPDGFDRSVMETRLEPTRCPRVFARYSRWRSMAEWRAAGFQPVSGRWPADHIQATLLEPDGPGKTAYLLTGNYRAILDYNCSNFYALSVGLLADEIDR; this is translated from the coding sequence ATGGCGGCTTCGGCACCGCTGCACGCGCAGGCGGCCGATCCCGGCTTCGATACCTATGTCCAGTCGCTATGGCCCAAGGCGCAGGCGCGCGGCGTTTCGCGCGCGACCTTCGACCGGGTTACGAGCGGGCTTCGCTTCAATGCGCGCGTCGTGGCGCTTGATCGCGACAATCTGGGCGCGCCGCCGCGTCCCGATACGCCGATCCCGGCCTTTGCGCCTTACAAGGCGAAGCATGTCGATGCCGCGCGCATCAATGGCGGGCGCCGCGTCCACGACCGCCTGTTGCCGCTACTGTCGCGGATCGAGGAGCGGACGGGCGTCCCAACGAGCATCATGATCGCGATCTTCGGACACGAAACCGCTTATGGGGCGGTAACCGGCAATTTCGACCTGCCCGAAGCGCTGGCGACGCTTGCCTATGAGGGACGCCGCCGCAGCCTGTTCGAACCCGAATTCATTGCGACGCTCGAAATGGTCGAAAAGGGCGTTCCGCGCGACGTCCTGAAGGGCAGTTGGGCGGGCGCGTTCGGCTATCCCCAATTCCTCCCCTCGGTCTATCTCAAGGTTGCCGAGGACGGCGACGGCGACGGCGTTGCCCGCATCTGGTCGAGCGAGGCCGACGCGGTCGAGTCGATCGGTTCCTACCTGCGCCGGGCAGGCTGGCATGCGGGCGAACCATGGGGCGTTGCCGTACGCGTTCCCGACGGCTTCGACCGTTCGGTAATGGAAACCCGGCTCGAGCCGACACGCTGCCCGCGCGTTTTCGCCCGCTACAGCCGCTGGCGGTCGATGGCTGAATGGCGCGCCGCCGGGTTCCAGCCAGTGAGCGGACGCTGGCCGGCGGACCATATTCAGGCGACCTTGCTCGAACCCGACGGCCCGGGAAAGACCGCCTATTTGCTGACCGGTAATTATCGTGCGATACTCGACTATAATTGTTCGAACTTTTACGCACTTTCTGTGGGGTTGCTGGCGGATGAAATCGATCGTTAG
- a CDS encoding autotransporter outer membrane beta-barrel domain-containing protein, translating into MRKTLLASTCLATIIAMPAYAETSITTATTTPVSTSTVKSGAADDIKIGSAGSIKPTSSTAVTIDSNNKVTNDGTIQITNSDSTRGIFANAGVTGTITNSATGKIIIDESYTPTDIDNDGDLDGPFAVGSNRVGIATGGAFTGNIVNSGEVTVEGNDSAGIRLGGPLTGNFTTDGKVSVIGDRALGVGLQDVTGNVRLAGTITAQGVDAVAARLSGNINGALVVQGTLTATGYRYTAAPSDPAKLDADDLLIGGPALSIEGDVSGGIVLAVPPKDTNAADKDEDKDGIDDDKEGSAVVRSFGSAPAMRIGSADRDIAIGAVAGTGTGFGLIIDGSVQGNGLYAGKDATAIQLGGMGHNVTIAGGVGISGSVQATSKDASATAIRAGAGTITPEIRNAGKIEATGGSSATSSITGILVEAGADVALIRNSGSISAKAGGDAATARAIVDLSGNVDMVENSGAISASGALASSDRNVAIDLSANGGGATVKQTAVASGVTAPSITGDVRFGTGNDIFDIADGSVKGNSYFGAGDNRLALSGDATYAGNARFGSGNDTMALTGTSVFTGNADFGGGTDILSIGGTARFAGQLANAQGLAVSVDGGTFDIASAATISSLAVTNKGIVAVTLDSGSTGTALQVTGTASFAADSKLALKLSSIEDAEGDHVVLTAGTLTGADNLTATSTLVPFLYKGTLTSTANELRVNIARKSTSELGLNRSQASAFNAVVDALSADQVVEGVFLDIVDGDQFRNQLNQMLPEHEGGVFETVTSGSRALARYLQDPNAPFQDEGKWGYWVNQAVWGTSKSIGDTAGYDVSGWGISLGAEIKSGIGNFGASAAFLSGKDGNSSNDSEVTSTQWEGALYWRLNSNDWLAHARVSGAPIRLKGTRVFSAEAGAEDIRETMRGKWDATLWSASGSIARDAQLGGISFRPTLAVDYFKLKEDGYAETGGGDALDLTVAGRSSDELSVSGTVALGLEFGGADEYDGWTRFEIEGGRRQIVSGSLGATVASFKDGTPFTLVPDDRTSGWVGRIRGIVGNSAFQAGAEVSAEEQQSHIGWAFRASLRVGL; encoded by the coding sequence ATGCGCAAGACCCTGCTGGCATCGACCTGCCTGGCGACGATCATCGCCATGCCCGCATACGCCGAAACGAGCATCACCACCGCGACGACAACGCCGGTCAGCACCTCGACCGTCAAATCGGGCGCAGCCGACGATATCAAGATCGGCTCTGCAGGCTCGATCAAGCCGACGAGCAGCACGGCGGTCACGATCGACAGCAACAACAAGGTCACGAACGACGGCACGATCCAGATCACCAATTCGGACAGCACGCGCGGCATTTTTGCCAATGCGGGCGTGACCGGCACGATCACCAATTCGGCGACCGGCAAGATCATCATCGACGAAAGCTATACCCCCACCGACATCGACAATGACGGCGATCTCGACGGGCCCTTTGCGGTCGGATCGAACCGCGTCGGCATCGCAACCGGCGGCGCTTTTACCGGCAATATCGTCAACAGCGGCGAAGTGACGGTCGAGGGCAATGATTCGGCGGGCATCCGGCTTGGCGGACCGCTCACCGGCAATTTCACGACCGACGGCAAGGTATCGGTCATCGGCGACCGCGCACTCGGCGTCGGACTGCAGGATGTCACCGGCAATGTCCGCCTCGCCGGCACGATTACCGCGCAGGGCGTGGATGCAGTCGCCGCGCGGCTTTCGGGCAACATCAACGGCGCGCTTGTCGTGCAGGGCACGCTCACCGCCACCGGCTATCGCTACACGGCGGCGCCATCCGACCCGGCGAAGCTCGACGCCGACGATCTGCTGATCGGCGGCCCGGCGCTGTCGATCGAAGGCGATGTCAGCGGCGGCATCGTCCTGGCTGTCCCGCCCAAGGACACGAACGCTGCCGACAAGGATGAGGACAAGGACGGCATCGACGACGACAAGGAAGGATCGGCGGTCGTCCGCTCCTTCGGTTCGGCCCCCGCGATGCGGATCGGCTCGGCGGACCGCGACATCGCGATCGGTGCCGTTGCCGGAACGGGAACCGGCTTCGGCCTGATCATCGACGGTTCGGTGCAGGGAAACGGCCTTTATGCGGGCAAGGACGCGACGGCGATCCAACTCGGCGGCATGGGGCATAATGTTACCATCGCCGGCGGCGTGGGTATCAGCGGCAGCGTTCAAGCCACGTCGAAGGATGCGTCGGCAACCGCGATCCGCGCCGGTGCGGGAACGATCACGCCGGAAATCCGCAACGCGGGCAAGATCGAGGCGACGGGCGGCAGCAGCGCGACCTCGTCGATCACCGGCATCCTGGTGGAAGCGGGCGCCGACGTGGCGCTGATCCGTAACAGCGGGTCGATCTCGGCCAAGGCCGGCGGCGATGCCGCGACCGCGCGCGCGATCGTCGATCTGTCGGGCAATGTCGACATGGTCGAGAACAGCGGCGCGATCAGCGCCAGCGGCGCGCTCGCGTCGTCGGATCGCAATGTCGCGATCGACCTGTCGGCCAACGGCGGCGGTGCGACCGTCAAGCAGACGGCGGTTGCATCGGGTGTCACCGCGCCGTCGATTACGGGCGACGTCCGCTTCGGTACCGGCAACGATATCTTCGACATCGCCGACGGTTCGGTGAAGGGGAACAGCTATTTCGGCGCCGGCGACAACCGCCTCGCGCTGTCTGGCGACGCCACCTATGCCGGCAATGCGCGCTTCGGCAGCGGCAATGACACGATGGCGCTGACGGGAACGTCGGTGTTTACCGGCAATGCCGACTTCGGCGGCGGCACGGACATCTTGTCGATCGGCGGCACCGCCCGCTTTGCGGGGCAACTCGCCAATGCGCAGGGTCTTGCGGTGTCGGTCGACGGCGGCACCTTCGACATTGCCAGCGCGGCCACCATCTCGTCGCTCGCGGTGACCAACAAGGGCATCGTCGCGGTCACGCTCGACAGCGGCAGCACCGGCACGGCGTTGCAGGTGACCGGCACGGCCAGCTTTGCCGCCGATTCCAAGCTGGCGCTGAAGCTGTCGAGCATCGAGGATGCCGAGGGTGACCACGTCGTCCTGACGGCAGGAACGCTGACCGGCGCGGACAATCTGACGGCCACATCGACGCTCGTGCCCTTCCTCTACAAGGGCACGCTGACCTCGACGGCGAACGAGCTGCGCGTCAACATCGCGCGAAAGAGCACGAGCGAGCTTGGCCTCAACCGGTCGCAGGCGTCGGCGTTCAACGCGGTCGTCGATGCGCTTTCGGCCGACCAGGTGGTCGAAGGCGTCTTCCTCGACATCGTCGATGGCGACCAGTTCCGCAATCAGCTCAACCAGATGCTGCCCGAACATGAAGGCGGCGTCTTCGAAACCGTCACCTCGGGCTCGCGCGCGCTCGCACGCTATCTGCAAGACCCCAACGCGCCGTTCCAGGACGAGGGCAAATGGGGCTATTGGGTCAACCAGGCCGTATGGGGCACGTCGAAGAGCATCGGCGATACCGCGGGTTATGATGTCAGCGGCTGGGGCATTTCGCTCGGCGCCGAGATCAAGAGCGGCATCGGCAATTTCGGTGCGTCGGCGGCCTTCCTTAGCGGTAAGGACGGCAACAGCAGCAACGACAGCGAGGTCACCTCGACCCAGTGGGAAGGCGCGCTCTACTGGCGCCTGAATTCGAACGACTGGCTGGCCCATGCGCGCGTTTCCGGCGCTCCGATCCGGCTCAAGGGCACACGCGTGTTCAGCGCCGAAGCCGGTGCCGAGGATATTCGCGAAACGATGCGCGGCAAATGGGATGCGACGCTGTGGTCGGCATCGGGCTCGATCGCGCGCGACGCGCAGCTTGGCGGGATCAGCTTCCGGCCCACGCTCGCGGTGGATTATTTCAAGCTCAAGGAAGACGGCTATGCCGAAACCGGCGGCGGTGACGCGCTCGATCTGACCGTCGCCGGCCGCAGCAGCGACGAATTGTCGGTCAGCGGCACCGTCGCGCTTGGGCTCGAGTTCGGGGGCGCCGACGAATATGACGGCTGGACACGCTTCGAAATCGAAGGTGGCCGCCGCCAGATCGTCAGCGGGTCGCTGGGTGCGACGGTCGCGTCGTTCAAGGACGGCACGCCGTTTACCCTGGTCCCCGATGATCGCACGAGCGGCTGGGTCGGCCGCATCCGCGGCATCGTCGGCAATTCGGCCTTTCAGGCCGGCGCCGAAGTGTCCGCGGAAGAACAGCAAAGCCATATCGGCTGGGCGTTCCGTGCAAGCCTGCGCGTCGGCCTCTAA
- a CDS encoding septal ring lytic transglycosylase RlpA family protein produces MKSIVRGGGAATLVAGTALALAACGSFDGKSNTAVAAAPATAPADNGVSDVPVKLGDPYTIAGTTYTPADVADYDDVGYASWYGEEAAGKPTANGEIYNPDGISAAHKTLPLPSYVEVTALDTGRTILVRVNDRGPMSNDRLIDLSRGAAAQLGLTDAVSAVRVRRTNPPAAERAQLRAGRPVPERLATPESLLSILRTKIKQVPVPKAAAATVPDQPAPPTASAQAKPGDDRMAVTSSKKPEPSKPAPAAKPATPEKKAEPAPKAVAGSFVVQVGAFSSEARANVAAKSVGGHVDKAGKLWRVRMGPFASDGEAKAAQDKAKAKGFRDATVLRDR; encoded by the coding sequence ATGAAATCGATCGTTAGGGGCGGGGGCGCGGCCACGCTGGTCGCAGGAACGGCATTGGCGCTGGCGGCATGCGGCAGCTTTGACGGCAAGAGCAATACGGCGGTCGCCGCTGCGCCCGCGACGGCACCTGCCGACAATGGCGTATCGGACGTGCCGGTGAAACTCGGCGATCCCTATACCATCGCGGGCACGACCTACACGCCCGCGGATGTCGCCGATTATGACGATGTCGGCTATGCAAGCTGGTATGGTGAAGAAGCGGCGGGCAAGCCGACCGCCAATGGCGAGATATACAACCCCGACGGTATCAGCGCGGCGCACAAGACGCTGCCGTTGCCCAGCTATGTCGAGGTAACGGCGCTCGATACCGGGCGAACGATATTGGTTCGTGTCAACGATCGCGGACCCATGAGCAACGACCGGCTGATCGACCTTTCGCGCGGCGCCGCCGCACAGCTCGGGCTGACCGATGCGGTGAGCGCGGTTCGCGTGCGCCGGACCAATCCGCCCGCCGCCGAGCGCGCGCAGCTTCGCGCTGGCAGGCCGGTACCCGAGCGGCTGGCAACGCCCGAATCGCTGCTGTCGATCCTGCGGACCAAGATCAAGCAGGTGCCCGTGCCCAAAGCGGCGGCCGCCACGGTTCCCGATCAACCGGCGCCGCCGACGGCATCGGCTCAGGCCAAACCTGGCGACGACCGGATGGCGGTAACCAGCAGCAAAAAGCCCGAACCTTCCAAGCCGGCCCCGGCGGCCAAGCCGGCTACACCCGAAAAGAAAGCGGAACCGGCACCCAAAGCGGTTGCGGGAAGCTTCGTCGTTCAGGTCGGCGCGTTTAGCAGCGAAGCGCGGGCCAATGTCGCAGCGAAATCGGTCGGCGGCCATGTCGACAAAGCCGGCAAATTGTGGCGCGTCCGCATGGGGCCCTTTGCCAGTGACGGCGAAGCAAAAGCCGCACAGGACAAGGCGAAAGCCAAAGGCTTCCGCGACGCGACCGTCCTGCGCGACCGCTAA
- a CDS encoding FecR family protein — protein MPADHVTASEAQAIDWIVRQRAPDFADWDGFADWLAEDPGHAEIYDALASLDLDLDALPPAAPSVSPANDPAELDRGMPRRWWLGGAVAAAIVGVVALPSLDLSGGRNVIQTAAGEHRTITLADGSRIEINGGSTLRLDKDHPRFARLESGEAMFHVVHRTDSPFVVETGGTQIIDLGTAFNVVRAGNRTAVAVSEGVVLYSPDRSKLRLVAGQAIDARDGDTQPPRIRRVGTATVGGWRSGLLVYDGAALQTVADDLKRTAGISVQIDPSASRLSFRGTLVVDKASDRTVADLAALSGAKAERRGDGWVVSR, from the coding sequence ATGCCGGCTGACCATGTGACCGCGAGCGAAGCCCAGGCGATCGACTGGATCGTCCGCCAACGCGCGCCCGACTTTGCCGATTGGGACGGCTTTGCCGACTGGCTTGCCGAGGACCCAGGACATGCCGAAATCTACGACGCGTTGGCGAGCCTCGACCTCGATCTCGATGCGTTGCCCCCCGCTGCGCCGTCGGTATCCCCGGCGAATGATCCGGCTGAACTCGATCGGGGCATGCCGCGTCGCTGGTGGCTTGGCGGAGCGGTCGCCGCGGCGATCGTCGGGGTCGTCGCCCTCCCCTCGCTCGACCTGTCGGGCGGCCGGAACGTGATCCAGACCGCCGCGGGTGAGCATCGCACGATCACCCTTGCCGACGGCTCGCGGATCGAGATCAACGGCGGCTCGACCCTGCGGCTCGACAAGGACCATCCGCGCTTTGCCCGGCTGGAAAGCGGCGAAGCGATGTTCCATGTCGTGCACCGCACCGACAGCCCTTTCGTCGTCGAAACGGGCGGAACGCAGATCATCGATCTCGGGACGGCCTTCAATGTGGTGCGCGCCGGCAATCGGACCGCGGTCGCGGTTTCGGAGGGCGTCGTGCTCTATTCCCCCGATCGCAGCAAGCTGCGCCTGGTGGCTGGGCAAGCGATCGACGCGCGCGACGGCGATACGCAGCCGCCACGCATACGGCGCGTCGGTACGGCCACGGTCGGTGGATGGCGGAGCGGCCTGCTGGTCTATGACGGCGCGGCGCTTCAGACCGTCGCCGACGATCTGAAGCGGACGGCTGGGATATCCGTGCAGATCGATCCCTCGGCGTCGCGCTTGTCGTTCCGCGGTACCCTCGTCGTCGACAAGGCGAGCGATCGCACCGTGGCCGACCTTGCGGCGCTGTCGGGCGCCAAAGCCGAGCGGCGCGGCGATGGCTGGGTGGTCAGCCGCTGA
- a CDS encoding TonB-dependent receptor domain-containing protein, with amino-acid sequence MHARLSLALGLATIILPAQAMAAEERAFDVPRASLSTSLPLLSRQGGVSISVSDPALWRTRMRPVRGRMSVDEAIRQMLDGTGVRAVRVSATSWRIEKQVAPRSVRRPPPPAVPAAAPPPEAPPYEFIVTATKADLPYSSFAGVVTRMDGDDLAFGGERGTESILSRMATVSSTHLGSGRNKLFIRGIADSSFTGPTQATVGQYFGDIRLSYNAPDPDLRLYDIDSVEVLEGPQGTLYGAGSLGGIIRVVPRAPDAREASVQAIAGLTATQHGEPGGDIGAIANVPIGDSGSALRLVGYMITDGGYIDNSLLGQNDVNRVTVRGGRGTLRLVPAADWTVDIGGVYQSTTADDAQYADKDAPPLTRNSLVEQNARGRYGMGTLVVTRDWDNLRLQSSNAYIDHRLYERFDATPAGGDPRVLDQFNDTRMWASETRLSRPYSDGWGWVVGASIVDNETQQRREFGGIQMRSALTGVTNRVTEYTGYGELTAELLPDVIATAGLRYSHARLGGSGEDVALALALAASGKAITAHRNESDLLPSFAILARPLSNLTLYARYQEGFRPGGLAVDGNFVRRYRNDRVHTWEGGIRLGERGRTPFDANISVSHTRWFNIQADFIDGNGFPTTANIGDGRITSISGSLAVRVTPTLSFDLGAVYNHSRVDDLAPQIALVADFAPGRLGRIPNVASHAVRGAITYAAPVGDDEEIRINGWANYIGPSRLGIGPVLGEGQGDYVDTGLAMRLGNGRRGLSVTLTNLLDLKGNRFALGTPFVEGSPGYLTPLRPRTLRVAVDIAY; translated from the coding sequence ATGCACGCGCGCCTGTCTCTTGCGCTGGGACTCGCGACTATCATCCTGCCCGCGCAGGCGATGGCGGCTGAAGAACGCGCGTTCGACGTGCCGCGCGCCAGTCTTTCGACCTCGCTTCCGTTGCTCAGCCGTCAGGGCGGTGTCAGCATCAGCGTCAGCGACCCGGCGCTGTGGCGGACGCGGATGCGCCCGGTGCGCGGGCGGATGTCGGTCGACGAAGCGATCCGGCAGATGCTCGACGGCACCGGCGTGCGCGCAGTGCGGGTCAGCGCCACAAGCTGGCGAATCGAGAAGCAGGTCGCCCCGCGCTCCGTACGTCGCCCGCCCCCGCCTGCGGTGCCTGCGGCAGCGCCGCCACCCGAAGCGCCGCCGTATGAATTCATCGTGACCGCGACAAAGGCCGACCTGCCCTATTCCAGTTTTGCGGGCGTCGTCACCCGGATGGATGGCGACGATCTGGCATTCGGCGGCGAGCGCGGTACGGAATCCATCCTGTCGCGAATGGCCACCGTGTCGTCGACCCATCTGGGCTCGGGCCGCAACAAGCTGTTCATCCGCGGAATCGCCGATTCCAGCTTCACGGGGCCGACACAGGCAACCGTCGGGCAATATTTCGGCGACATTCGGCTGAGCTACAACGCCCCCGACCCCGACCTGCGCCTCTATGACATCGACAGCGTCGAGGTGCTCGAAGGGCCGCAAGGCACCCTCTACGGCGCGGGATCGCTTGGCGGCATCATCCGCGTCGTGCCGCGCGCACCCGACGCGCGAGAGGCGAGCGTACAGGCGATCGCCGGTCTGACCGCAACCCAGCATGGCGAACCGGGCGGCGACATCGGCGCCATCGCCAATGTCCCGATCGGCGACAGCGGCAGCGCACTGCGCCTTGTCGGCTATATGATCACCGATGGCGGCTATATCGACAATTCGCTGCTCGGCCAGAATGACGTCAATCGCGTCACGGTGCGCGGCGGCCGCGGGACATTGCGCCTTGTCCCGGCGGCCGACTGGACCGTCGATATCGGCGGCGTCTATCAATCGACGACCGCCGACGATGCCCAGTATGCCGACAAGGATGCACCGCCGCTGACGCGCAATTCGCTCGTCGAGCAGAATGCGCGCGGCCGTTACGGGATGGGCACGCTCGTCGTTACACGCGACTGGGACAATCTGCGCCTGCAATCCTCGAACGCCTATATCGATCACCGGCTTTACGAGCGCTTCGACGCCACCCCCGCGGGCGGCGACCCGCGCGTTCTGGACCAGTTCAACGATACGCGCATGTGGGCGAGCGAGACGCGATTGTCGCGCCCCTATAGCGATGGTTGGGGTTGGGTGGTCGGCGCGAGCATCGTCGACAATGAAACGCAGCAGCGCCGCGAATTCGGCGGCATCCAGATGCGGTCGGCACTGACCGGCGTCACCAACCGCGTTACCGAATATACCGGCTATGGCGAGCTGACGGCCGAACTTTTGCCCGATGTGATTGCTACGGCGGGGCTGCGTTACTCGCACGCACGCTTGGGCGGAAGCGGCGAAGACGTCGCCCTCGCTCTGGCGCTCGCAGCGTCGGGCAAGGCGATCACCGCGCATCGCAACGAAAGCGACCTTCTTCCTTCCTTCGCCATTCTCGCGCGGCCGCTATCGAACCTGACGCTTTATGCGCGGTATCAGGAGGGGTTTCGGCCCGGCGGCCTTGCCGTCGACGGCAATTTCGTCCGCCGTTATCGCAACGACCGGGTTCATACGTGGGAAGGCGGCATAAGGCTCGGCGAGCGCGGCCGCACCCCGTTCGATGCCAATATTTCGGTATCGCACACGCGCTGGTTCAACATTCAGGCCGACTTCATCGACGGCAACGGCTTTCCGACGACCGCCAACATCGGCGATGGGCGTATCACCAGCATCTCGGGTTCGCTCGCCGTCCGCGTGACGCCCACTCTCTCCTTCGATCTGGGCGCGGTCTATAACCATAGCCGCGTCGATGATCTGGCTCCCCAAATCGCGCTGGTTGCCGATTTTGCGCCGGGCCGGCTGGGGCGGATCCCCAATGTCGCAAGCCATGCGGTGCGCGGAGCGATCACCTATGCGGCGCCCGTCGGCGACGACGAGGAAATCCGGATCAACGGCTGGGCCAACTATATCGGACCGTCGCGGCTCGGGATCGGACCGGTGCTTGGCGAGGGCCAGGGCGATTATGTCGATACCGGCCTTGCGATGCGGCTCGGCAACGGGCGGCGCGGCCTGTCGGTGACGCTGACCAATCTGCTCGATTTAAAAGGGAATCGGTTCGCGCTCGGAACGCCCTTCGTCGAGGGGAGCCCCGGCTATCTGACGCCGCTGCGGCCGCGGACGCTGCGGGTCGCCGTCGACATCGCTTATTGA